A single Camelus ferus isolate YT-003-E chromosome 3, BCGSAC_Cfer_1.0, whole genome shotgun sequence DNA region contains:
- the LOC102512018 gene encoding LOW QUALITY PROTEIN: olfactory receptor 2T8 (The sequence of the model RefSeq protein was modified relative to this genomic sequence to represent the inferred CDS: deleted 1 base in 1 codon) — protein MGNWNTTSDFILLGLFNHTGAHLFLFVMVLMMAFTSLVGNALILVLILLDPQLHRPMYFLLSQLSLMDLLLVCTIVPKMAADYLTDRKSISPAGCGLQIFFFLSLGGGECFLLAAMSYDRYVAVCHPLRYSVLMSRQSCLRMILGSWFLGAADGLMQAAATLSFSFCSAREMDHFFCEAPTLVRLACADTSAFEYVMYICCVLMLLVPLSLILTSYGLILAAVLQMRSNEARKKAFATCSSHLSVVGLFFGAAIFTYMRPKSYRSANHDKVVSVYYTVFTPVLNPLIYSLRNSEVKGALRKCMDQCAALSICPKVRSCKK, from the exons ATGGGAAACTGGAATACGACATCAGATTTCATTCTCCTAGGTCTCTTTAACCACACAGGAgcccatttatttctctttgtgatgGTTCTGATGATGGCCTTCACCTCCCTAGTGGGCAACGCCCTCATACTTGTCCTGATTCTCCTGGACCCCCAG CTCCACAGGCCCATGTACTTCCTCCTGAGCCAACTCTCCCTCATGGACCTGCTGCTGGTGTGCACCATCGTGCCCAAAATGGCTGCTGACTACCTGACTGACAGGAAGTCCATCTCCCCGGCTGGCTGTGGGCTGCAGATCTTCTTCTTCCTCAGTTTGGGAGGGGGTGAGTGCTTCCTCTTAGCAGCCATGTCCTACGACCGCTACGTCGCTGTTTGCCACCCACTGAGATACTCAGTCCTCATGAGTAGGCAGTCATGCCTGAGGATGATTTTGGGGTCTTGGTTCCTGGGTGCAGCTGACGGGCTCATGCAGGCTGCTGCTAccctcagtttctcattttgtAGTGCACGTGAGATGGACCATTTCTTCTGCGAGGCCCCCACTCTGGTGCGTTTGGCTTGTGCTGACACGTCAGCCTTTGAGTACGTCATGTACATCTGCTGTGTGCTGATGCTCCTGGTCCCCCTTTCCCTCATCCTGACTTCCTACGGCCTCATCCTCGCTGCCGTTCTCCAGATGCGTTCTAACGAAGCCCGCAAGAAAGCTTTTGCCACCTGCTCCTCACATCTGTCCGTGGTGGGACTCTTTTTTGGAGCTGCCATTTTTACCTACATGAGACCCAAATCCTACAGGTCAGCGAACCACGATAAGGTGGTGTCAGTTTACTATACGGTCTTCACCCCTGTGCTGAACCCCCTCATCTACAGTCTGAGGAACAGTGAGGTCAAGGGAGCCCTGAGAAAGTGTATGGATCAGTGTGCTGCCTTAAGTATTTGCCCCAAAGTTCGAAGTTGTAAGAAGTGA
- the LOC102522359 gene encoding olfactory receptor 2AJ1, giving the protein MGRENQTFSSDFILLGLFSSSQTSLIFFSLIFIIFIMTVTENAVMILLIRRESQLHTPMYFPLSHLSFMDILHTSNTVPKMITDFLAGSRIISFAGCGFQIFLSLTLLGGECLLLAAMSYDRYIAICHPLRYPILMNDNVSVLMAGGSWLVGAVNSIVHTAFTLHFPFCASRTTDHFFCEVPAMLVLSCVDTTRYEQGGYVSGIIFLLVPFSLISASYVQILLTVFQMQSFEARKKSFSTCFFHMIVVIMYYGPFIFTYMRPKKYHTPGQDKFLAIFYTILTPSFNPIIYSIRNRDVLEAMKNMLKSKIFHKKL; this is encoded by the coding sequence ATGGGACGTGAGAATCAGACTTTCAGcagtgacttcattcttttgggactcttctcttcttcccaaacAAGTCTGATCTTCTTCTCCttgattttcatcatttttattatgactGTAACAGAAAACGCAGTCATGATTCTCCTTATCCGCAGGGAATCTCAGCTTCACACTCCGATGTATTTCCCGCTCAGCCATCTCTCTTTTATGGATATCCTGCATACCAGCAACACTGTTCCCAAGATGATCACTGACTTTCTGGCAGGAAGCAGAATTATTTCATTTGCAGGCTGTGGCTTCCAGATATTCCTATCCCTCACCCTGTTGGGTGGTGAGTGCCTCCTCCTGGCGGCGATGTCCTATGACCGCTACATAGCCATCTGTCACCCACTGCGCTATCCCATTCTTATGAATGACAACGTCAGCGTCCTCATGGCTGGAGGATCCTGGCTTGTTGGGGCAGTCAACTCCATAGTCCACACGGCTTTCACACTCCACTTTCCCTTCTGTGCCTCAAGAACCACCGATCACTTTTTCTGCGAAGTCCCTGCCATGTTGGTTTTGTCCTGTGTGGACACGACACGCTACGAGCAAGGAGGTTATGTGAGTGGCATCATCTTCCTGCTTGTTCCGTTCTCTCTTATCTCTGCCTCTTATGTCCAAATTCTCCTCACTGTCTTCCAAATGCAATCATTTGAGGCACGGAAAAAGTCATTTTCTACCTGTTTCTTCCACATGATCGTGGTCATAATGTACTACGGGCCATTTATTTTCACGTATATGAGACCTAAAAAGTACCACACTCCAGGCCAGGATAAGTTCCTAGCAATATTCTATACCATCCTCACACCCTCTTTCAACCCAATTATCTACAGCATCAGAAATAGAGATGTTTTAGAGGCAATGAAAAATATgctcaaaagtaaaattttccataaaaaattaTAG